In Candidatus Methylomirabilota bacterium, one genomic interval encodes:
- a CDS encoding thioredoxin family protein encodes MAQEKIPLDAQRFATGMTWKDYLAQMGDTKARTEENYNKASLTAEEKQFFSSLGQVKSILMLAENWCGDVHRNSPMIARIAEAMPGCELRVHLRDQNPDLTDCFLNNGYRSIPIVAFFDKDWNEIGRWIERPGAATQKMFAIRATTLDVATEDKKDAAMAEFRKQVQAGYDGPADKSFWRETAKEVRGVLETRLGLAAKK; translated from the coding sequence ATGGCCCAAGAGAAGATTCCGCTGGACGCGCAGCGCTTCGCCACAGGCATGACCTGGAAGGACTACCTGGCCCAGATGGGCGACACCAAGGCCCGCACCGAGGAGAACTACAACAAGGCCTCGCTGACCGCCGAGGAGAAGCAGTTCTTCAGCTCCTTGGGCCAGGTCAAGTCAATCCTCATGCTCGCCGAGAACTGGTGCGGGGACGTCCACCGCAACTCGCCGATGATCGCGCGGATCGCCGAGGCGATGCCGGGCTGCGAGCTGCGCGTGCACCTCCGCGACCAGAACCCCGACCTGACGGACTGCTTCCTGAACAACGGCTACCGGTCCATCCCCATCGTCGCTTTCTTCGACAAAGACTGGAACGAGATCGGGCGTTGGATCGAGCGGCCGGGAGCCGCCACGCAGAAGATGTTCGCGATCCGCGCCACGACGCTGGACGTCGCGACGGAGGACAAGAAGGACGCCGCGATGGCCGAGTTCCGGAAGCAGGTCCAGGCCGGGTACGACGGCCCAGCCGACAAGAGCTTCTGGCGCGAGACGGCGAAAGAGGTGCGCGGGGTGCTGGAGACGCGGCTCGGCCTCGCAGCCAAGAAGTAG